TTTATGAACGATTATGGTACAGCTTATAGAACATTTAAACATGGCGCTTTACATGGATTCATATCAGGACTGTTTTTTGCATTTCCAATTATTGCAATAAACGGATTGTTCGAAAGAAAATCATGGAAATATATTTTTATTCATGCAGGATTTTGGATACTAACCTTAACCATAATTGGATCACTAATTTGTGGTTGGGTTAAATAAAAAACAAAAAGCCTTATTTCCAACTATTGAAATAAGGCTTTTAGATTATAATAAGTTTTCAATTTGCTGGGCTAGTTCTATATCCTTTGTTGTGACCCCACCAGAATCATGAGTATTCAACCGTATATTAACTTTATTATATACATTGAAAAGTTCTGGATGATGATTCATTCTTTCTGCCAACACTCCTACTTGGACAATAAAACCAAGTGCCTGTGTAAAATTTTTAAATTTAAAATCTTTTACAATTGCATTTTCTTTAAAATGCCAGTCATTTAATGTCTCCAAAAAAGGACTTACTGATTCTTCTGTAAATGTATTCATCTCTTTCTATTTACTGTTTTCTGCCAAACTATCGAACTTAACTCACTAAACATTATTGGTATTAATCATTAACTGTTTATTTATCATAAAAATAGTTAAATTATAACAATCCAATATTAACTTAATATTATTGGTTAATTTTGAATAATATACTTCACTAATTTGAAAACTGCTATTTCTTATCAAATTTACGAAACTAATGAACAACTTCCCGAAAACTGGGATGATCTAGCTTGTAAAAATATTTTTTTATCCAAAGAATATTTTAAAATTCTGGACAAATCAGCTCCAAAGAACATGACGTGTCATTATATAGGCATTTTTAAAGACGAAAAACTTGTAGGTATTGCAATATCGCAGTTTTTAGATTTAAACAAATTAGAATCTTTTGGAGATAGAGATCGATGTCTTAAAACCTCTGCCAGAAAATTTATTTTGAAAAATTTTGCTTCTCATGTTTTAGTAATAGGCAATAATATGCTTACAGGTCAAAATTCATTTGTTTTCTCAGATAGTATATCAAAATCTGAAGGCATCAAAACTTTAAAAAAAGCTGCAAATGATTTAAAACTAAAATTCAAATCAATTGGCAAAAAAATACACATAACCACTTTTAAAGATTATGATGAACAGGATATTGAAAATTTTATAACAGATTCAGATTCCTTTAAAAATAATTACAAATATTGTGTTCAACCTAATATGATCTTTACCATTCCATTCGAATGGAAATCTGAACAAGATTATATAGATTCCTTGATCAAAAAGTATCGCGATCAATATAAAAGAGCTAGAAAAAAAGCAGAAGGAATTGAGAAACGAAAGTTACATTTAGAAGATATTATAGCTCATGAAGAAACCATTTATGACTTATATCATCACGTAGCTCAAAATGCACCTTTTAATACTTTTTTTCTAACCAAAAATCATTTTAGAATTTTTAAAGACACTTTAAAAGATGATTTTTTATTCTACGGCTATTTCAACGATGGTAAACTAATTGGCTTTAATACATTAATAAAAAATGGTGATACGATAGATACTTATTTTCTAGGCTATGACGAAAGTATTCAAAGAGAAAAAATGTTGTATCTAAACATGCTCTACGATATGATTGCATATTCTATAAACAAAGGGTTCAAAGAAATTATTTTTTCGAGAACGGCTTTGGAAATTAAAAGTTCGGTTGGAGCAAAGCCACTACAAATGTTTGGCTATATGCAACATAGCAATTCTCAAATAAACAAACAAGTCCCAAAAATTTTTCCAAGATTAGAACCTGAAATTATTTGGCAGGAACGAAACCCTTTTAAATAATACAATTCTAAGGAACTGCAATTTTCATTTGTTCCCGTAAGATGTGAATTTCTAATTCATTTTGAGTACCACAATATTCTCCATCAATTTGAAAATTAACTGATCGGTCTGTTTTTACCAATGCTTTTTCTGTTGAGATTATTATAATATCATCAGAATCGATTGGCATATTACCAGTAATGATTTTTCCAATCAAGACTAAATCAAGACTTTTTAAAATAATCAATTCAAATTTACCATCGTTCATACTTCCATTTGGATTAATGGTAACTCCTGTTCCGTATTTTTGAGAATTGGCAATTACAATCATTCTTGCAGTATGTTCTATGGTCTCATTATTAGCAGTTACAGAAGCTAGAAATGGTTCTTCTGAATCTTTTAGAGTAGTATAAGCTTGCATCGCATAACCCCAAAAGCCACGTGTATCACTTTCTTCATAATTCTTAACCAAATCAGCATTGATCCCAATATCACTTAAATGAATACATTTTATACCATTGATGCAAATCATATCCATTTCAATGTAATGATGTAGAAAAGCCACTTCTAAATTTTCTTCAAGAGTTGTTGGTAAATTCAAATCTACAGCTAATCCATTAGCAGAACCCGCTGGCAAAATCCCAATAACAACATCGTGTTTTTCCATGGCTTCTGCTACCATTTTTATAGTTCCGTCACCTCCTGCTACAACAATCCGCTCTGGATTATATTCATCATAAAGTGATTGTAATACTGAAACATCTTTTTCTCCAACAGTTTCATAAACCACTAAATCAAAATTATTTATAATTGAAAATTTTTTTACAGTATTCAATAAATCTGATTTATCTATATCTCCAGAAATAGGATTTACAACGAAAATGATATTCTTTTTCAAAATTTCCTCTTTAAAATCGATTAAAATAATTAATTTACAGCTATTATAAAAGTACTAAATTAATGAAACCTATTTTACAATTATATCGCGGTTATGCCAACGAACAAGAATTAATTGTAATGGGGCATGTATTTAAAACGGGATATGAATACGATTTTCAAAAAAAAAGTTTTAAAAATGCCTCTTCTATAGTAAATCTATTTCAGGTCAAAACGATTAAAAATTTTGACGTATATCTCAAATATGGAGATTCAACAGTTCACACCAAAACCTTGGATGATGGTTATTTTAAATTTTGCATTCCACTTGAAAAAGAATTTAATTTTGGGTGGATGGCATATGAAGTGAGTATTAAACATGAAAATCAAACTATAATATCAACAGGTAGTTTTATTAGACCTCACAAAGGAAATCTTGGAATTATATCAGATATTGATGACACTTTTTTAGTCTCACACACAAATAATTTCTTAAAAAAAATATACATTTTATTATTTAAAAATGTTAACCATCGTGAAGTCTTTAAAGATGTTGTTCCTCATTATCAAGCTTTGAGTTCAGCAGGAAGAAACAATAAAGACGAACAAAATGCTTTTTTTTACATTTCGAGCAGTGAATGGAATTTATATCGTTTTATTGTAAAGTTTACAAAGATCCATCAAATGCCTAGAGCAGTAATTTTATTGAAAGATATAAAAACAGGCCTGGCTGATTTTTTTATGAGCGGAAGAGGAAATCATAATCACAAATTCGAAAAAATAAAACATGTTTTAGAATTTTACCCTCACTTGAAATATGTGTTATTAGGTGATGACTCGCAAGATGACCCAATTTTATATGAACAAATTTGTAAAATATTCCCTGTTACTGTAAAAGCTGTTTACATCAGACAAACAAGTAAAAACAAAAAAGAAACCACAAAATCAATTCTAAAAAACTTAGAAAATCTTGAGGTTTCAGTTTGTTATTTTAAAGATAGTAGCGAAGCTATTGCTCACTCTAAATCAATTGGACTAGTTTTATAAAGCTGCCTTCTCAATCTCTTCTTGGACAATTTCCCAATCTAAAAGTAATTGATCTAAATCTGCTTTTTTCTTGTTATAGGCTTTAAAAAAAGAGGCATCTTCTATGTGTTTATCATAATTGGAAGTCAACATTTTATCATCGTGCTGAATGTCTTTTTCCAATTGTTTGATTTGACTTTCCACTTTGCTCAATTTATTTTGTAATGCTTTCCCTTTTTTCTGGTCTTCATAGGAAGCTTTATTACTTTCTTTTCCAATAGTAGCTTTCAAAATATCTTTTTTCTCAACTTCACGCATATTTTCCAAATTGCGTTGCTCCAAGAAATAATTAATATCTCCTAAATATTGCTTGATTTTTTGGTCTTTGAATTCGTAAACGATATTAGACATTCCTTGCAAGAAATCTCTATCATGAGAAACCAATAGCAAAGTTCCTCCGAACTTCTGTAAAGCTGCTTTCAAAACATTTTTAGATTTAATATCCAAGTGATTCGTAGGCTCATCCATCAACAATACATTAATAGGCTGTAATAACAATTTACATAATGCCAAACGGTTTCTTTCGCCTCCAGAAAGTACTTTAACCTTCTTTTCAACATCATCACCTCGAAACAAAAAAGAACCTAGCATATCACGCACTTTCATACGATTCGTATCCATTGCAGCATCTTCCATAGTTTGCAATAAAGTAATCTCACCATCAAGATATTCTGCTTGATTTTGTGCAAAATATCCTAATTGTACATTATGTCCTAATTTAATGGTTCCGTCATATTCAAACTCATTAACAATAGCTTTAATAAAAGTAGATTTTCCTTGTCCATTTTGTCCGACAAAAGCAATTTTACTTCCTCTTTCAACTAATAAATCAATTTCTTTTATAATAACATTATCACCATAAGCTTTAGTCACATTTTCGACTTCAACAACTACTTTTCCAGGTTCTTTCGAAACAGGAAAAGAAATATTCATCACTGAATTATCATCTTCATCTACTTCAATTCGTTCAACTTTATCTAGTTTCTTAATTAAAGATTGTGCCATCGAAGCTTTAGAAGCTTTGGCTCTAAATTTCTCTATTAACTTTTCAGTTTCTTCAATTTTCTTGGCTTGATTTTTTTGAGTTGCCAATTGTTTTTCACGAATTTCATGGCGTAATTCCAAATATTGTGAATACGGTTTATTAAAATCGTATGCTTTCCCTAATGAAATTTCGATAGTTCTATTGGTAACATTATCCAAAAACATTTTATCGTGCGAAACAATAACCACAACACCAGGATAATTACGCAAGAAACTTTCTAACCAAATGATACTTTCAATATCCAAGTGATTCGTTGGCTCATCCAGTAACAACACATCGTTGTTTTGCAGAAGTAACTTTGCTAACTCAATACGCATTCTCCAACCTCCAGAAAAAGTTTCTGTTTGATTATTAAATACATCTCTTTTAAATCCTAAACCTAAAAGAATTTTTTCGGTATCACCCACATAATTATAACCACCCAATAAATCAAAACGATGTGTATAATCAGACAAATCCTCAATAATTTGACCGTACTCTTCACTTTCATAATCGGTACGAGTAACTAATAGATGATTTATCTCTTCTAATTTCTTCTCTACAATCTTTATTTCAACAAACGCTTCATATGCTTCTTCCAAAACAGTACGACCACGTTCAAAATCAATATCCTGACGTAAGAATCCCATTCGAATATCTTTCTCTTGAGAAATAACTCCAGAATCAGGTGCAAAGTCTCTTGCCAGCATTTTGAGCATAGTTGATTTCCCAGCACCATTCTTTCCAACAAGACCAACCCGGTCTCCGGCTCCTAAACGAAAAGTAACTTCCTCAAACAAATAAGAACCACCAAACGAAACCGATAAATTGTGTATATTAAGCATGTATTAATTATTTTATTCCTTTATGTATTAGTAAATTTGTCTCTCAATAGATACAACAAATCATATATTTTGCAAATGTTAAAAAAAGGATCCAAATTATATAGCATTTTAACAGGAACTTGCCCAAAATGCATGAATGAGAGCATGTATGTAGATAAAAACCTATTACATATTGGGTCAATTCTCAAAATGCATGAAAAATGCAGTCATTGCGGGCTTAAATATCAAATAGAACCTTCTTTCTTTTATGGTGCAATGTATGTTAGTTATGGATTGAATGTTGCTGTAGGCATTGGTACATTTATTATAACTTATCTACTTTTTGGAGCAGACATCCAAACTTCATTTATATCGATTATTATTTCTTTAATTCTGCTTTTTCCAATTGTTTTAAGGTGGTCAAGAAACATTTATATTAATATGTTTGTTTCGTACGACCCAAACACAAAAGACAATTAAAATTACTTCTTTCGTTTATTAGTAAATCTTTTAATATCGATTTCCTTATCAAGCAAAATATCGTTTTCAATATTATCAAATAGTGCTTTAGCCATTGCGGGACCAAGCATAACTCCACGAGTCCCCAAACCATTTAGCACATGAGCATTTTTATAATTTTCATGCGTTCCCACTAATGGCCTTCTATCCCTAACAGTTGGACGAACTCCAGCATAATGTTCTACTATGTCAAACTCACAAGAAATTATCTCACAGATTCTATCTATTAATTCCTTTTTTCCTTCCTCTGTAGGTAAATCAGTTTTGTCTTTCCAATTATAGGTTGCTCCCACTTTGAATAATCCATTTCCTAATGGTAAAATAAAAACACTAGTATTCACTATAACATCTAACTTCAATTCTGGAGCCTTAATAATGAACAACTCTCCTTTCGTCCCATCTAGAGGAAGTTCATTGAAAAAAGGATTAGCATGGAGTCCAAAACCTTCTGCAAAAACAATATGCTTAGCTTCAATATCTTTATATGATATGCTCTCTTCCTTAAAAGTTAAGGCATCATAATCAAAAGTCTCCAATCTTAAAAGATTTAAAGTAGAAAGATAATCTTGATACTTAGATAGTAACAAAGCTGTATCAACATATCCTGTTTGTAATACTTCACCATAATCAAAAGGGGAATCTATACCTTCATATTTTTTAAAACATAAAGAAGTTGATAGAAAGGGTGCTAAAGCTTTTTTATCAGAAGCAGCAAACCAATTATTTTGTTCTTCAATTGAGAAAAATTTTCTAAGGATAGGGATTTTAAAATCAAACTTATCCTCTATTCTATTTCTCAAATTAGAATAAAAATCAGTCATTAATTCTAATTGCTCTTGGGCTTGCCATACTTCGCTAAAACGCTTTAAAATAACAGGATTATACAAACCTCCAGCTATTTTCGATGAATTTTGAGAATCATTATTAAAAACAATTATACTTTTTCCATGCAATAAAGCTACTTCAGAGAATGAAATTCCTGCTAAACCAGAACCAACAATTATATAATCAATCATGAACAATAAAATAAACATTCAAAATAAAAAAACTCTTACTTAAATAAAGTAAGAGTTTCTTTTAATATAACACTATGAAATTAGTAATTCCACATATCGTGTTCAAAATCACGAATTTTATCTTTAATTCTATCCGATTCTATTAACTGGTTTAGTGCATTTTCATTTACATATTCAGTTATTAAACGGTCACCATAAACATTTTCTTCTTTGTAGATTACACCACCAAATTGACGTGAATCTAAAATTCTATCAAAAGAAATTGGCATTGCTGAATTTTTTTCATTAAATGCTAAATACTGATGCAGGTAATCACGAATTGATGGATAAAAAATCCAGAATAAATCAATGTAATCAGGGTTTTCACTTCCAACTTCTCTAGCTTCTGGAGCAATTGGGCATATCCCTAATAAACGATATTTTAATTCACTTTGACGCTTATCAAAATACCAATATCCTTTCAATTTGTATCCAGTAATATCTTGTGCAGTAAGTTCTCTTTTATCAATAAATTGAGGATCTAAAACTTTACCAGGACCTGGAGGCCCAACCACTTTAACTCTTTTACCTTTTACTTTTTGATAAGTTACAGATTGTTTTGGATAATACAAATCTCTGTTCGCATTTACTTCTTCTCTACCAGCATTTGTGGTATCTATATAAGTAAAAGAACTACTCATGTCTTTGAATGTCTTTTTAGTATTAAAATAATCATCAGCGTACACTTCAGTTATTTTATTAGTTTTGATACCTTTAATCAAAACATCAAATAAAGATCTTCTGTCTTTTCCAATATTAGTAGAATCTATTGGAAAATAAAGTGGAAAATTAAATCTTTCACTCAAATCTACTATTTCCCAAGTAGTTTTTCCCATTAATATATCTCTGTCATCCACATAACCATAAGCTAAAGGCTTATCATTATCAAGAGATACTTGAGATTTAGTTTTTACACCAATTTGCTCAGGTGTTTTAGCATTCAGCAAATTAGACTGTGCAAATGAAGAAAAACTCCCTGCAACTAATGCAATAACTACTACTAAATTTTTAGTCTTCATCTTATCAATTATTATTAAGTTATCTAAGTAGGTTAAAATTCAACTTAAATATTATTGTATTTCGTAAATTACTGGTGCCGTTCTTGAAAGCATAATATCAGAACCAACTAATTTAGTTTTTATATCAGAAATCGTAACTTGATCACCTCTTGTTGCTCTTGCTAATGCAGTTTTACATTGTGCATTAACTCTATCTCCAGAAACAATTACAGCAGCCTGACCAGCAACTTTTAAAGTAAATCCAACAACATTTAAATTAACATTAAAGTCAAAATCTGGTAATTTAGCAGAAACTTGAGATACTTCTAAACGAGACTTAGCTCCTTTAACAATTCCCATTTCACCACCAATTGCACCAACTGGAGCAGGAATACCTTTAATTCTGAAAGATTTTTTATCAGATACTTTTGATCCATCAGGTAAAGTTCCTGTTACATTAATAACTACTTCAGATCCTTGACCTGGGTTCATGTTATAAGAACCTGCTTTTCCAGCACGACTCAAACCTGCAGCAGAAGCACTAACTTTATCATCAGAAACACCTGCAAATGAAATAGTCATCGGGTTAATAACACCTCTATAAACTACATTCATTTTATCTGCGGAAATAGTAGCTGAATTTGGTTTTGGAACAACCACATAGTTTCCTACAATAGGAATCGCAACTGGTTTACCATCTTCCATAAAAGTAAAGTTTCCGTTGATATCGTGTTCACCAACATTTCCAGCACCGAAACTAAAATCAACTTGACCATCATGTAAAGCTGTAGCTAAATTTAAATTCCCACCATTTACAACAACTTTAGTTGGAACTGTAGATTTATCAAAACGTCCTAAAACGATTTTACCTTTTACAGCTTCACCAGCAAAGAAAGCTGATTTTTCAGGAATAACAATAGCAGTATAGTTTTTCATAGATGCAGCAGCAACCGCTGTAGATCCAGTTAATGTTCCCAAAATTTGATTTTCAATAGTATTAACATCATTTTGAATTGCTGTTAATTTTGCCACTGAAGCAATTAATGGAAAATGCTTAAAATTATAATCTAAATTATTTTTAGTTACACCTTCTTTATCTTTAATATCACCTGTATTGAATTTAGTATTAAATTCTTTCAATATGTCATTAAATTTTGGATCAGTTCCCAAAGCAGATTTAATAGCTGCCTTATAAGTATCAACAGCAGCAGCTACTTCTTTACCTTTTGCTGATAAACCATCACCGCTAAACCAAGATTCATCCAACTTTGATGAGTTATCCATACTTTCATATGGTAATTTTCCATTTTCTTCTCTCTTTACATCTTTAGTTAAATCTGCTTTAAGAGATCCAACATATTTATAAAAAGTAGTTGTAGCACTTGCTACTTTTTTTCCAATTTCATTAGGAACTTTATATTGCTCTGGTTTATCTTGAGCTTTAAGATCTAAATCAGCTAAAATAGCTTCATTTGAAGTTAATGCCAATCCATTTGCAGTTTCAAATCTTTCGTTTATTAATCCAAAAGCAGATAAAACTTCTTTGGACATATTTAATGCTAACATCGCGATGAAAACCAAATACATAAGGTTAATCATCTTCTGTCTAGGGGTTAATTTTCCTCCTGCCATTTTTTCTAATTAGTTTATTATTAAAAATTAAATATAGTTAAAAAACTAATTATCCTTTATTACTCATTGCAGAAAGCATTCCACCATAAACATTATTTAAAGAAGCAATATTTGCAGTCATTGATTGCATTTGCTCTTTTAATTTGCTTGCGTTTTCAGCTATTTCTTTATTTGCTTCAGCATTTCTTGAAGCACTTTCTAATTGTACTTTATATAAACTATTTAAAGATTCCATTTGAGCCGCAGCCATAGACAATTCTTCACTGTATTTTTTTGTAGCAGCAATTGAATCAACTGTAGGTGAAATATTTCTAGATGCTGATTCAAAATTACGAATACTACTTCCAAGACTATTCATTAATTCTCCATCAATTTTCGCTTCTTTCAATAAAGCATCTAATTTTGAAGACAACATTCCATCAGCCTCATCTTTTACAACAGCTTTTTTCTCAGATTTTTCAGCACCTGGTGCTAATTCAGGATACACTAAAGACCAATCCAATTCATGATCAACAGGTTCAAACGCAGAAAGAGCAAAAATGAAAGCTTCAGTACAAAGACCAATTATTAATAACGCACTTGCTCCAGGATAATGTTGTATTTTAAAAAGTGCTCCAATAATTACTACTGCTGCTCCCATACCATAGGTAAAATTCATTGCTTTTTTGCTCAATATAGCCATCGTTTAAAAATTTTAAAGTTAATTTATAGGTTATTTTTATTTAATTGATTTGGATTATTCTCTTATTATTTTTTACTGTTTGCAGTAGTTTGCGTTCCCATATAGTCTTGTACAGTCCTGAAACCTATATAGCTTCTTGCAGAATCTGAATATTCAAATGCACGAGTACTTACTTGCAAGAAATACGACACATCTTTCCAAGACCCTCCTCTTACTACTTTACGTTTATTAGAATTATCTATAACTGCAGGATTCATTGTAGACATGAATTCATATGAATTTGCATCATAAGCTGAATCCGTCCATTCTGAAACATTCCCAGCCATATTATACAGACTGTAACCATTAGGCTCATAAGACTTAGCCTCTACAGTATACAAAGCTTGATCTGCTGCATAATCACCTCTATTAGGCTTAAAATTAGCTAAGAAACAACCTCTATCACTTTTGGTATAAGGACCACCCCAAGGAAAAGTAGCAGATTCTAAACCTCCTCTTGCAGCATACTCCCATTCAGCTTCCGTAGGTAATCTAAAAGAGTTAACATTATCAAAATGATTTTTCTTAGATTTTATGTAAATATTTTTATTTAAAGTTCTCCATTCACAAAAAGCTTTTGCTTGTTTCCATGTAACCCCTACAACAGGATACTCACCATAGGCTTTATGCCAAAAGTAGTCATTATGCATTGGTTCATTGTATGAATAACTATAATCTTTAATCCATACTGTTGTATCTGGATACACTTTTACTTCTTCAGTTCTTAAGAAATCTTGTCTTTTTCCAACTTTAGCTTTAGCCGCAGCTTGAATATCCATCCAAGTATAACGGAATTTAAGCTTATTCACATCCATAGTTCTCAAACCATTATATGAGGCTTCTAAAGGTAAATATAAAGAATCCATTACTTCTACATAATATTCATCTGGATATTTCTTAACATCCTTAACTAGCTTAGCTTTTCTATTTAATCTTTTATAAGCATTTGGATCCTTATCAGTTCCAATACTATAATAGTTATCATACATATACTTATCGTATGCTGTCATTTTTTCTGGATCAGAGTCATTGAAAGCATAATCCGCTATACTACCTGTGTTTTTTCCTTTCCCTTTTGCATCAGTAGTAGTAGCTCCTTGCCCACTTTCTTCTGCCAAAATAGCTAGACGTAAACGTATAGTAGAATCTTTTACCCATTCTACAAACTGACGATACTCGCTATTTGTAATTTCTGTTTCGTCCATATAAAAAGATCGAACAGTAACTGTTTTTGTCGGCGCATCACCAACATTCGCAATATCATCATCAGACTTACCCATGATATACGATCCGCCAGGTACTAGTGTCATTCCATAAGGTTTTTCAGGATGCCACTTTGCTCCTTTTACACCAACCAACTCACCTTTGTCGCTTGATCTACCACAGCTAATCAACACTGTTAAAATTGCCGTAAATGCAATGAAATTCTTCATAAAAATTGGGGTTATCTATTCATTATTATTCAGACTGTAAACCTATTTATTTTTTATTAAAAAAACAATTCTTTTTATAGTCATAAATTAT
The Flavobacterium sp. 5 DNA segment above includes these coding regions:
- the gldK gene encoding gliding motility lipoprotein GldK; translated protein: MKNFIAFTAILTVLISCGRSSDKGELVGVKGAKWHPEKPYGMTLVPGGSYIMGKSDDDIANVGDAPTKTVTVRSFYMDETEITNSEYRQFVEWVKDSTIRLRLAILAEESGQGATTTDAKGKGKNTGSIADYAFNDSDPEKMTAYDKYMYDNYYSIGTDKDPNAYKRLNRKAKLVKDVKKYPDEYYVEVMDSLYLPLEASYNGLRTMDVNKLKFRYTWMDIQAAAKAKVGKRQDFLRTEEVKVYPDTTVWIKDYSYSYNEPMHNDYFWHKAYGEYPVVGVTWKQAKAFCEWRTLNKNIYIKSKKNHFDNVNSFRLPTEAEWEYAARGGLESATFPWGGPYTKSDRGCFLANFKPNRGDYAADQALYTVEAKSYEPNGYSLYNMAGNVSEWTDSAYDANSYEFMSTMNPAVIDNSNKRKVVRGGSWKDVSYFLQVSTRAFEYSDSARSYIGFRTVQDYMGTQTTANSKK